From the genome of Jannaschia sp. S6380:
CGACAAGCGTGGCGAGCGCGATCCTCACTCGGGTCTCCAGGCCTCGTAGTCGGTCGCGGGCTCGACGTCGGCCCGGCGCAGCGACCCTTTGCGGAAGAACGCGTCTTCCGTCCCGGTCTGGTTGGATTGATGCGGCTTTTCCCATGTCCGATGGATCAGTGGATCCTTCGTGGGGGGTAGATCGAAGGTATGATGCAGCCATCCGTGCCATTCGGGCGGCACGCGGCTAGCGTCGTTGTCGCCGACATAATGCACCCAGCGCCGCGTGCCATCGGCGTTGCGGTAATAGGTGTTGCCTGCCGCGTCCTGTCCGACTTCGGTCCCGAAGCGGCGGGTCCAGAGGGCGGTGCCGAAGCTCTGCCCGTCCCACCATCCGACGAGGCGCTTGAAAAATCCGGCCATGTCGATCCTCCGCACAGGTTCCGCCACCCCTCCTACACCGCAGGTATCGACGGTCAAGACGCGAGGCATCGTGCGGAACCGACGGCGGACCTGTGCGGGATGATTGAATTGAACCGAACGGTTCAGTTTCTATATTGGATACAGTTAGATTGGAGTCCCATCATGATCCGGCGCATTCTTTCCTTCGCAATCCTGGCCGCCCTTCCGATGCAGGCCGCCGCCGCCTCTCCCGGCATCGAGGCCTGGCGCCTGGTCGATGCCAGCCAGGCGATCATCGAGGACATGGGACATCAGATCGACGCCGATCATGACGGCATGATCTCCGCGGACGAAATGGATCGTGCCGCACGAGAGGTCTTCGCTGCGATCGATACGGACCTCGACGGGGTCCTGACCCGCGGCGAACTGTTCGGGTGGAAAGTCGGCATGGCCGAGATTGCTGCGTTCCGCGGACGTGAACAGGCCTATGCGGCCACGATGAACCTGGTGTTCGATCTGCTCGATCGCGACGGGTCGAACGGTCTCGACGCCGAGGAACATGCAGGTGGCCTCGTCGCGGCGCGCGCGATGGCCGATCGCGATGGCGACGGCACCATGTCCCTGGCCGAATTCCGCGACGCTTTCCTGGTATCGACGGCATTCCGGCGCGCGCTGGTCGAGTGACCCTGTTGAGGGGTCGGGCGAACGCCTCTGGCCCCTCCGCGTCCCGGACTGTATCCTGCGCCCCACAGTCAGGGAGAGCGACATGACCGAGACACGCAAGTACGGCTTCGACACCCTTCAGATCCACGCGGGCGCCCGCCCGGATCCGGCGACCGGGGCCCGTCAGACGCCGATCTATCAGACCACCGCCTACGTCTTCCGCGACGCCGATCACGCCGCCGCGCTCTTCAATCTGCAGGAGGTGGGATATATCTACTCCCGCCTGACGAACCCGACCGTCGCCGTCCTGCAGGAACGGATCGCCACGCTGGAAGGCGGGGCCGGTGCCGTCTGCTGCTCCTCGGGTCATGCGGCACAGCTCATGGCGCTGTTCCCGCTGATGCAGCCGGGCTGCAACATCGTCGTGTCGACGCGTCTCTACGGCGGAACGGTCACACAGTTCAGCCAGACCATCAGGCGGTTCGGCTGGTCGGCCAAGTTCGTCGATTTCGACAACCTCGACGCCGTCCGGGATGCCATCGACGATGACACCCGGGCCGTCTTCGGCGAGGCCATCGCCAATCCCGGCGGATGGATCATGGACGTGCGGGCGGTGGCGGACATCGCCGATGCCGCCGGCATTCCGCTGATCATCGACAATACCTCGGCCACGCCCTACCTGCACCGCCCCATCGAACACGGAGCGACCCTGGTGGTTCATTCGACCACCAAGTACCTGACCGGCAACGGGACCGTGACCGGCGGCTGCGTGGTGGATTCGGGGCAGTTCGACTGGTCGGCCTCGGGCAAGTTCCCGTCCCTGTCCGAGCCGGAGCCCGCCTATCACGGCCTGCGCTTCCACGAGACGTTCGGCAACCTGGCCTTCACGTTCCATTCCATCGCCGTTGGGCTGCGCGATCTGGGCATGACGATGAACCCCCAGGCCGCGCATTACACCCTGATGGGGATCGAGACGCTCTCGCTCCGGATGGACAGGCACGTCGCCAATGCCGAGAAGGTCGCCGCCTGGCTCGAAAGGCACCCGGCGGTCGACCGTGTCACCTATGCCGGCCTGCCGTCATCGCCCTATCACGACCGCGCCAAGACCGTCTGCCCCAAGGGTGCGGGCGGGCTGTTCACCTTCGCGCTCAAAGGTGGCTACGACGCCTGCGTGCGGTTCATCGACGCGGTCGAGATCTTCAGCCATGTCGCCAACCTTGGCGACACGCGCAGCCTGGTGATCCACTCCGCCTCGACCACGCATCGGCAACTCTCCCCCGAGCAGCAGGCCGCCGCGGGGGCCGGGCCGGACGTCGTCCGCGTCTCTATCGGGATCGAGGATGCCGACGACCTGATCGCCGATCTCGACCAGGCGCTCTCGACCGCGGCCGGCAAGGTGGCCGCCGAATAGGAACCGGAACAAGTCGCGCGGCCCCTACTTTGCGTTGCGCGATTTCCCGCCCTAGACTGTCGGGCCAGACCGGGCCGCCCTCGCGGCTCTGCGGAAACACATGCTAGGCGGCACGCATGACACCACAAATTGCGCTCGATCTTTCCCTCGAAGGCATTTCGGTCCTGTCGCGTACCGGCACCGGGCAGTGGCAGCGCGAGGGCGTCGTACGGCTCGATTCCGAGGATATGTCCGATGCCCTGTTCCGGCTGCGTGATCGCTGCGCGGAGAAGTTCGGCGAGGATTTCACCTCGATTCTCATCCTGCCTGACAGCCAGATCCTGTTCACCTCGCTCGAACGTGACGACCGCGATCCCAAGACCACGATCCGCGCCCTGCTCAAGGGGCGCACCCCCTACGAGGTCGAGGATCTGGCCTTTGACTACGTGACGCGGGGCGACCGCCTGCAGGTCGCCGTGGTCGCGCTGGATACGCTGCTGGAGGCGGAGACCTTCGCCGCCGATTTCGGGTTCCGCCCCGTTCACGTGATCGCCGATCCCAAGGACGCGACCTATCCCGGCCGGCCCGACTTCGGCCCGACGGGAATGGCCGCCGATCTGTTGGGTGGGGAGCGTGTGTCCCTCGACCTGTCGGACACGATCGAAGTGGTCGCCAGTGCCGTGCCGCTGCAACCCGCGACCGACGCCAAATCCGCCCCCGCACCGGAGCCGGGGGATGTGGACCCGATGTCCGACGAGCCGCCGACCGCGGATGTGCGTCCGGCCAGCTTGGCGCCCGCCGCGCCGATCCCGCAACCGCCGATGCCGACCCTGCCATCTGGCGCGGCGCCGAAGCCCGTTCCCCAGGCGGCGCCGGGCGCTGGACACCCGACGCCCGAACCGCCGACCATTGCCACGGCCGAACCCGTGACATCGGCGCCGCCCGCGAAGAACGATGCGCCCTCCGCACCCGCCGATGCCGCCCGGGACGGGACCGATGAGGCGATGCCGGATCCGGCGCCCGATGACGAGGCCGACGCGGCACCCCCGCCCTGGATGACCCGTGACGACGCCGACGTGGACGACCCTGCGAAGCCGCAGAACGTCGCGCCCCCCG
Proteins encoded in this window:
- a CDS encoding NADH:ubiquinone oxidoreductase subunit NDUFA12; translation: MAGFFKRLVGWWDGQSFGTALWTRRFGTEVGQDAAGNTYYRNADGTRRWVHYVGDNDASRVPPEWHGWLHHTFDLPPTKDPLIHRTWEKPHQSNQTGTEDAFFRKGSLRRADVEPATDYEAWRPE
- a CDS encoding O-acetylhomoserine aminocarboxypropyltransferase/cysteine synthase family protein codes for the protein MTETRKYGFDTLQIHAGARPDPATGARQTPIYQTTAYVFRDADHAAALFNLQEVGYIYSRLTNPTVAVLQERIATLEGGAGAVCCSSGHAAQLMALFPLMQPGCNIVVSTRLYGGTVTQFSQTIRRFGWSAKFVDFDNLDAVRDAIDDDTRAVFGEAIANPGGWIMDVRAVADIADAAGIPLIIDNTSATPYLHRPIEHGATLVVHSTTKYLTGNGTVTGGCVVDSGQFDWSASGKFPSLSEPEPAYHGLRFHETFGNLAFTFHSIAVGLRDLGMTMNPQAAHYTLMGIETLSLRMDRHVANAEKVAAWLERHPAVDRVTYAGLPSSPYHDRAKTVCPKGAGGLFTFALKGGYDACVRFIDAVEIFSHVANLGDTRSLVIHSASTTHRQLSPEQQAAAGAGPDVVRVSIGIEDADDLIADLDQALSTAAGKVAAE